A genomic window from Clostridium aceticum includes:
- a CDS encoding amidohydrolase — MKQENLVLVRQLRHELHRIPEISNHEVKTKQSLMDFLKKHTNLEIVDRGLWFYAIYHAGNDKKNIAFRADFDAVPMDENMNIPHGSQNPGVSHKCGHDGHAASLAGFALEIDQYGIDKNIFFLFQHAEETGDGAAQCVALIREHNIEEIFAYHNMSGMPLNSVNVIDGTVNFASRGMAIHMEGIPTHASQPELGTNPAYAIAKMINAIPQYTYEVNNKGIILCTIIQVDIGERAFGIAASKGSLLLTIRAEFEEELDELQKNLENLALKEGEAYDLEVNFSYHDVFPVTSNHGESSDKIRQVCKQTGIELIEMEVGFRTSEDFGHYLKETKGAICYVGNGVNHPHIHTSGYDFPDEIIETSVELFKGLAKL; from the coding sequence TTGAAACAAGAAAATTTAGTGTTAGTGAGACAGTTGCGGCATGAACTACACCGTATTCCTGAAATTTCAAACCATGAAGTGAAGACAAAACAAAGTCTAATGGACTTCTTAAAAAAGCATACAAACTTAGAAATTGTGGACAGAGGCCTTTGGTTTTATGCCATATATCATGCTGGTAATGATAAAAAAAATATTGCTTTTCGTGCAGATTTTGATGCAGTTCCTATGGATGAAAATATGAATATCCCTCATGGATCTCAAAATCCAGGTGTTTCTCATAAATGCGGTCATGATGGACATGCTGCTTCCCTTGCAGGTTTTGCTCTTGAAATTGATCAGTATGGTATAGATAAAAACATTTTTTTTCTTTTCCAACATGCAGAGGAAACTGGAGATGGAGCTGCCCAGTGTGTAGCTCTTATTAGAGAGCATAACATCGAGGAGATATTTGCCTATCACAATATGAGTGGAATGCCTTTAAATTCTGTCAATGTAATAGATGGGACCGTCAATTTTGCTTCTAGAGGAATGGCAATACACATGGAAGGTATCCCTACCCATGCTAGTCAGCCAGAACTTGGTACAAATCCTGCCTATGCGATTGCTAAGATGATTAATGCTATTCCACAGTATACATACGAAGTAAACAACAAGGGAATTATACTATGTACAATTATACAGGTGGATATTGGAGAAAGAGCCTTTGGTATAGCTGCTAGTAAAGGGAGTTTACTATTGACGATTCGTGCAGAGTTTGAAGAGGAATTAGATGAACTTCAAAAAAACCTTGAGAACCTTGCATTAAAAGAGGGAGAAGCATATGACCTCGAAGTAAATTTTTCCTATCATGATGTTTTCCCTGTAACATCAAACCATGGGGAAAGTTCTGATAAAATTAGGCAAGTTTGCAAGCAAACAGGCATTGAATTAATTGAAATGGAGGTAGGGTTTAGGACTTCTGAAGATTTTGGTCACTACTTGAAGGAGACGAAGGGTGCTATTTGCTACGTTGGAAATGGCGTAAATCATCCTCATATTCATACCAGTGGATATGACTTCCCAGATGAAATTATAGAAACCTCTGTAGAATTATTTAAAGGATTAGCTAAATTATAA
- a CDS encoding PadR family transcriptional regulator: MSFDRELMKGSTSLIILNILKEYDMYGYQIAKEMTRRSEEQLDVKEGTLYPALHKLEKKGYVTSYLKEQDKGPARKYYRLTQEGLIILKQKKKEWNIFSKMIDGMLEGE, encoded by the coding sequence ATGAGTTTTGATCGTGAACTAATGAAGGGAAGCACTTCACTGATTATCCTAAACATATTAAAGGAATATGATATGTATGGGTATCAAATAGCAAAAGAAATGACTAGGCGTTCGGAGGAACAACTAGATGTAAAAGAAGGGACTTTGTATCCAGCTCTACATAAACTAGAGAAAAAGGGTTATGTAACATCCTATTTAAAGGAACAAGACAAAGGTCCAGCAAGAAAATATTATCGACTAACGCAAGAAGGCTTAATAATACTAAAACAGAAGAAGAAAGAGTGGAACATTTTTTCTAAAATGATTGATGGGATGCTGGAGGGTGAGTAA
- a CDS encoding B12-binding domain-containing radical SAM protein, which produces MKKTILLITPENREINRFRRKQFNNFIQITMPYLAAFIDESKYEITLVDEYNQRIPYDRDFSLVALTVNTSNATHCYEIAKIFKEKGSKIVMGGPHVTLLPDETEEHCDYIIIGEAEETWPIFLNDFYHSTPSDRYSCSNIPSLNKLPIPRRDLIGKRYFTKGAVFATRGCPYKCSYCNLKQIYCDEFRVRPVEDVIEDIRSIKSKYFVFWDDNFFGDINYVKSLMKELKKLKKKWAAQVTLERCKDEELLQLAKESGCMYLFIGLESFSEENLQEVNKGINDVMKYKKIINAIHTYGISVQAGIIFGFDHDRKDTFEATLKACNNLGIDGTTVSILTPLPQTPLYQQLKKEERLLSKDWRHYNGKTSVVYKPKNMTKEELYEGYMWFRREFYSFKSILKRMIISKTNIMHNLIVNLGYKLSIRENGFKKANKDIETKHN; this is translated from the coding sequence GTGAAAAAAACTATTTTATTAATCACACCAGAAAATAGGGAAATTAATCGCTTTAGAAGGAAGCAGTTTAATAACTTTATACAAATAACAATGCCATATTTAGCAGCTTTTATCGATGAATCAAAATATGAAATCACTTTAGTAGATGAGTATAATCAAAGGATTCCCTATGATAGGGATTTTAGCCTAGTAGCCTTAACAGTTAATACATCAAATGCTACCCATTGCTATGAAATTGCTAAGATATTTAAGGAAAAGGGTTCAAAGATTGTAATGGGAGGACCGCATGTGACATTACTACCTGATGAGACTGAGGAGCATTGTGACTATATTATTATAGGAGAGGCGGAAGAAACATGGCCAATATTTCTAAATGATTTTTACCATAGTACTCCCTCAGATCGTTATTCTTGCAGTAATATTCCATCTCTAAATAAGCTACCTATCCCCAGAAGGGACTTAATTGGGAAGAGATATTTCACGAAGGGAGCAGTCTTCGCCACAAGAGGATGTCCTTATAAATGCAGCTACTGCAACTTGAAACAGATTTACTGTGATGAATTTAGAGTGCGACCTGTAGAAGATGTTATAGAAGATATAAGAAGTATTAAAAGTAAGTATTTTGTATTTTGGGATGATAACTTTTTTGGAGATATAAATTATGTAAAGAGTCTTATGAAGGAACTAAAAAAACTGAAAAAAAAGTGGGCTGCACAGGTTACCTTGGAGCGATGTAAAGATGAAGAATTGCTTCAGCTGGCAAAGGAGTCAGGGTGTATGTATTTATTTATTGGGCTGGAATCCTTTTCTGAGGAAAATCTTCAGGAGGTAAATAAAGGAATCAATGATGTAATGAAATACAAAAAAATAATTAACGCAATACATACTTATGGCATATCAGTACAGGCAGGTATTATCTTTGGATTTGATCATGATAGAAAAGACACCTTCGAAGCAACACTGAAAGCTTGTAATAACTTAGGGATAGACGGTACCACTGTAAGCATATTAACACCTCTGCCTCAAACACCTCTATATCAACAATTAAAAAAAGAGGAAAGGCTGTTGTCTAAGGATTGGAGGCATTACAATGGAAAAACATCCGTAGTTTATAAACCTAAAAACATGACGAAGGAGGAACTATATGAAGGCTATATGTGGTTTAGAAGGGAATTCTACTCATTTAAATCTATACTAAAAAGAATGATCATATCTAAAACCAATATAATGCATAATCTAATTGTTAATCTAGGCTATAAACTTAGCATTAGGGAAAATGGTTTTAAAAAAGCCAATAAAGATATTGAAACAAAACATAATTAA
- a CDS encoding aldo/keto reductase — protein sequence MEKRRLGKTNLNISVIGFGGIPLQRLEDEEAIKLIELAAERGINFIDSARAYGRSEELIGKGIKGNREHWILATKTMARDYESMKKEVEVSLNNFQVKTIDLYQLHNVKTIEDYENVMSENGAYKALVEAKMEGKVKEIGISSHSLEIIEKVVETDDFATIQFPYSAVERQAEAVFKRAAERDIGVIVMKPLSGGALNNGNLALRFILENKSVSVVIPGIDNAQQVYENSEVGIAYKPLSDDERKTLTEIADKLGLTFCRRCGYCLPCPQKIDIPTQFLLSGYYTRYDLQDWALDRYGTLPAKASDCLDCGACEPKCPYDLPIRDMLREVVGNLEGKK from the coding sequence GTGGAAAAAAGACGTTTGGGGAAAACAAATCTCAACATTAGTGTTATAGGCTTTGGAGGAATCCCCTTACAAAGACTAGAGGATGAGGAAGCAATCAAGCTTATTGAGTTAGCAGCTGAACGGGGCATTAATTTTATTGACTCCGCCAGGGCCTATGGCAGAAGCGAAGAATTAATAGGTAAAGGAATTAAGGGAAACCGAGAGCATTGGATACTAGCAACAAAAACCATGGCTAGGGACTATGAGTCAATGAAAAAAGAAGTTGAAGTCAGTCTTAATAATTTTCAAGTCAAAACGATAGATCTTTATCAACTTCATAATGTGAAGACTATAGAGGACTATGAGAATGTTATGTCAGAAAATGGTGCATACAAAGCTCTAGTAGAGGCTAAAATGGAAGGTAAAGTAAAGGAGATAGGTATCTCTAGCCATAGCCTTGAAATAATTGAAAAAGTTGTAGAAACCGATGATTTTGCCACTATACAATTTCCCTACAGTGCAGTGGAACGTCAAGCTGAAGCTGTTTTTAAAAGGGCTGCAGAAAGGGATATTGGTGTTATTGTAATGAAGCCCTTATCAGGAGGGGCTTTAAACAATGGGAATTTAGCTCTAAGGTTCATACTAGAAAATAAGAGTGTAAGTGTAGTTATTCCAGGGATAGATAATGCCCAACAAGTTTATGAAAATAGTGAAGTAGGTATTGCCTATAAACCTCTCTCCGATGACGAAAGAAAAACATTAACAGAGATAGCAGATAAGTTAGGACTAACATTTTGTAGAAGATGTGGCTACTGCTTACCCTGTCCTCAAAAAATTGATATTCCAACTCAGTTTTTACTAAGTGGATACTATACCCGCTATGACCTTCAAGACTGGGCCCTTGATAGATATGGCACCTTACCAGCGAAGGCATCAGATTGTCTAGATTGTGGAGCATGTGAGCCAAAGTGTCCCTATGATCTTCCAATTCGAGATATGCTAAGAGAGGTCGTTGGTAATTTGGAGGGAAAAAAATAA
- a CDS encoding FecCD family ABC transporter permease — protein sequence MMGDKLNIIRLGYRKRQIRWIVVTLILATITLSLCVTLLLLGNSKYSLEVVIRVLLGEEIQGASFAISTLRLPRMLAGLLVGIGFGMAGSTFQTILRNPLASPDIIGVTAGSSVGAMFCILVLKMSGTIVSVVSVISGLLVAVLIYLFSKVGGFSGGKLILIGIGIQAMLNAVVSFLLLKAPQYDVPAAYRWLSGSLNGIQMTNIPSLFIVLVIFGSVIILLGRHLKILELGEQSATTLGVRADLVRFLLVLSAVFLIAFATAVTGPISFVAFLAGPIATRVVGSGAPNEFPAGLVGAILVLGADLIGQFAFGTRFPVGVITGILGAPYLIILLIRMNRTGGSA from the coding sequence ATGATGGGAGATAAACTTAATATCATTAGATTGGGATACCGCAAGAGACAGATCCGTTGGATAGTAGTGACTTTAATTCTAGCCACAATAACTTTATCCCTCTGTGTTACTCTACTTTTGCTTGGAAATAGTAAGTACTCCCTTGAAGTTGTCATTAGAGTGCTTCTGGGAGAAGAGATTCAGGGTGCTTCTTTTGCCATTAGCACCTTACGATTACCAAGAATGCTAGCGGGTCTTCTAGTGGGCATAGGATTTGGGATGGCAGGCAGTACTTTTCAGACAATACTACGAAACCCCTTAGCCAGTCCAGATATCATAGGAGTAACAGCTGGATCCAGCGTAGGGGCTATGTTTTGTATACTAGTATTAAAAATGAGTGGAACTATTGTTTCAGTAGTCTCTGTAATTTCAGGACTTCTGGTGGCAGTGTTGATTTACTTGTTCTCCAAGGTAGGGGGCTTTTCAGGAGGGAAGTTAATACTTATCGGAATAGGAATACAAGCAATGCTTAATGCCGTTGTATCCTTTCTATTACTAAAGGCACCACAATATGATGTGCCTGCCGCATATAGGTGGCTTAGCGGTAGCTTAAACGGCATTCAAATGACCAATATCCCGAGCCTTTTTATTGTTTTAGTTATTTTTGGATCTGTAATCATATTGCTAGGAAGACATCTTAAAATTTTAGAGTTAGGAGAGCAATCCGCCACTACCCTTGGTGTAAGAGCTGACCTTGTACGATTCTTATTAGTTCTCAGTGCTGTATTTTTAATAGCCTTTGCTACTGCAGTTACAGGACCTATCAGCTTTGTGGCTTTTCTGGCTGGACCGATTGCAACTAGAGTTGTAGGTAGTGGAGCCCCAAATGAATTTCCAGCAGGGCTTGTGGGAGCCATTTTAGTACTTGGGGCTGATCTTATTGGTCAGTTTGCCTTTGGAACCAGATTCCCAGTAGGGGTGATTACGGGTATTCTAGGGGCACCTTATCTAATAATATTACTTATTCGCATGAATCGAACAGGAGGGTCAGCATGA
- a CDS encoding YczE/YyaS/YitT family protein, which produces MKQIYARLLRLLWGLVLYALGIVVTMNAHMGYAPWDAFHVGFAKTVGISIGTVSIIAGIIIGIITVLLGEKLGLGTILNMVLIGVFIDILLGFHIIPIANNSIFGIIMLITGLFIIALASYFYIGSSFGAGPRDSLMFALTRKTGLPVGVCRGTIELLAVFVGWRLGGMIGIGTILSAFLIGFCVQTTFKLLKFDATEIKHETLDQTYKNLFSYKKEEFHEKEAIENLKP; this is translated from the coding sequence ATGAAACAAATTTATGCTCGTCTGCTGCGTTTACTATGGGGACTTGTCCTATATGCCCTTGGGATTGTCGTTACAATGAATGCCCATATGGGGTATGCTCCATGGGATGCTTTCCATGTTGGATTTGCAAAAACAGTAGGCATAAGTATAGGAACCGTTTCAATTATAGCTGGAATAATTATTGGAATAATAACGGTATTGCTTGGGGAAAAACTCGGGCTAGGTACTATTTTAAACATGGTGCTTATTGGGGTATTTATCGATATCCTTCTTGGATTTCATATCATCCCTATAGCAAATAACTCTATATTTGGAATCATCATGCTTATTACAGGGCTGTTTATAATCGCTTTAGCCTCATACTTTTACATTGGTTCATCATTCGGAGCCGGTCCAAGAGATAGTTTAATGTTTGCACTTACTCGAAAAACGGGATTACCCGTAGGTGTCTGCCGTGGAACAATTGAGCTTTTAGCCGTGTTTGTTGGTTGGAGACTTGGAGGCATGATTGGTATTGGAACAATTCTATCTGCCTTTTTGATAGGATTTTGTGTTCAGACAACCTTTAAGTTGCTTAAGTTTGATGCAACAGAAATCAAACACGAAACATTAGATCAAACATATAAAAACCTTTTTAGTTATAAAAAAGAAGAGTTTCATGAGAAAGAAGCAATTGAAAATTTGAAACCTTAG
- a CDS encoding ABC transporter ATP-binding protein: MKTSQSLKGNHIHSGYDKKIIIDGIDIVIPNNKISVIIGANACGKSTLLKTLARLIQPTSGEIILDQKRISEIPPKQLAKVLGLLPQSPVVPEGITVADLVGRGRFPYQSFFKGLGKKDYEAIEEALEIMGITDLANRCVEELSGGQRQRVWIAMALAQQTDILLLDEPTTYLDITYQVEILDLLTDLNRKRATTIVMVLHDINLSARYADYIFALHKGNLIAEGSPSEIITEALIKQVFDLDCSVIKDPVSGSPFIVPKGRYHVNLQTSATYTS; encoded by the coding sequence ATGAAGACATCACAATCATTAAAAGGTAATCATATTCATTCTGGGTATGATAAAAAAATTATTATTGACGGTATTGATATCGTTATTCCAAACAATAAAATCAGTGTTATTATTGGTGCCAATGCCTGTGGTAAGTCTACTTTGCTTAAGACACTTGCTAGGTTGATCCAACCTACCTCTGGAGAAATCATCCTTGACCAAAAGAGAATCAGTGAAATTCCACCAAAACAATTAGCTAAGGTTTTGGGACTTCTGCCACAATCTCCAGTTGTACCAGAAGGCATAACTGTAGCAGATTTGGTGGGAAGAGGAAGATTTCCCTATCAATCTTTTTTTAAGGGATTAGGCAAAAAAGATTATGAGGCTATAGAAGAGGCTTTAGAAATTATGGGAATCACGGATCTAGCAAATCGTTGTGTGGAGGAACTCTCCGGAGGCCAGCGGCAACGTGTATGGATCGCTATGGCACTTGCCCAACAGACAGATATCCTTCTGTTGGATGAGCCTACGACATATCTTGATATTACTTATCAGGTTGAAATCCTTGATTTGTTGACAGACCTAAATAGAAAGCGAGCTACAACCATCGTCATGGTTCTCCATGATATCAATTTATCTGCTCGCTATGCAGATTATATCTTTGCACTTCATAAGGGAAATCTTATTGCTGAGGGATCTCCCTCTGAAATCATAACAGAAGCACTAATTAAACAAGTTTTTGATCTTGATTGCTCCGTTATAAAGGATCCAGTTTCTGGATCTCCCTTTATCGTACCAAAGGGAAGATATCATGTGAATTTGCAAACGTCAGCTACTTATACTAGTTGA
- a CDS encoding MSMEG_1061 family FMN-dependent PPOX-type flavoprotein gives MELINFSRNSVSTKEELRELIGEPHELVIKKSVSILDDQCKRFISMSPLLFLSTSDAEGKCDVSPRGDQAGSVIILNKHQLVIPDRPGNKRQDSNLNILSNPHVGLIFIIPGLEEVLRINGRAMLIKDKEILNKMALKGNIPLLGIGVDVEECFVHCSRPLKESNIWKPETWQTPETLPSASEIFHAHLKINGVELKKES, from the coding sequence ATGGAGCTAATAAATTTTTCTCGCAATAGCGTTTCTACAAAGGAAGAACTTAGAGAGTTAATTGGGGAACCTCATGAGTTGGTCATAAAAAAGAGCGTTTCAATTTTAGATGACCAATGTAAAAGATTTATATCGATGTCACCGCTATTGTTCCTCTCTACATCTGATGCAGAAGGAAAATGCGATGTATCACCACGAGGCGATCAAGCAGGATCAGTAATAATTTTAAACAAACATCAATTAGTTATTCCTGATCGCCCTGGTAACAAACGGCAAGATTCTAACCTCAATATTTTATCTAATCCACATGTTGGTCTGATATTCATTATTCCAGGATTAGAAGAGGTACTGCGCATCAATGGACGTGCAATGTTGATTAAGGATAAAGAAATATTAAATAAAATGGCTTTAAAAGGTAATATTCCACTACTGGGAATAGGAGTAGATGTAGAAGAATGCTTTGTCCATTGTTCTAGACCATTAAAAGAATCAAATATTTGGAAACCAGAGACCTGGCAAACTCCAGAGACTCTACCCTCAGCATCGGAAATATTTCACGCTCATTTAAAGATAAATGGTGTTGAATTAAAAAAAGAATCGTGA
- a CDS encoding polysaccharide deacetylase family protein yields the protein MNKRRKIAIGASAILVILVFLIGGYKLMNSRTYQLFGGLTYRVDTQEKVVALTFDDGPTSNVEEILLLLDQYDAKATFFLIGSELENNMYLGKDIAKAGHQIGNHTYSHERMIFKSPSFIKKEIEMTNNLIRETGYKGEIDFRAPNGKKLVILPYYLKKQGIETIMWDIEPESYYFSVSDKVDYVSNNIKPGSIILLHPMYDNTENGLRTIEGILESLSQKGYKFITIDALKNM from the coding sequence ATGAATAAAAGAAGAAAAATAGCTATTGGTGCATCGGCTATATTAGTAATACTAGTTTTTTTAATTGGTGGATATAAATTAATGAATTCTAGAACATACCAATTGTTCGGTGGTTTAACTTATCGTGTAGATACACAGGAGAAAGTAGTTGCTTTGACATTTGATGATGGACCAACATCAAATGTAGAAGAAATACTACTCTTGTTGGATCAATACGATGCTAAGGCGACGTTTTTCCTTATTGGAAGTGAGTTAGAAAACAATATGTATTTAGGAAAAGATATAGCAAAAGCAGGACATCAAATTGGAAATCATACTTACTCTCATGAGAGAATGATTTTTAAAAGCCCTTCTTTTATTAAGAAAGAAATTGAAATGACCAATAATTTAATACGGGAAACTGGTTACAAAGGGGAGATAGATTTTCGTGCCCCTAATGGAAAAAAACTTGTTATTTTGCCTTATTATTTAAAAAAGCAAGGCATAGAAACAATTATGTGGGATATTGAACCAGAGAGCTATTATTTTTCTGTTTCTGATAAAGTAGATTATGTGAGTAATAATATTAAACCAGGTTCTATTATTTTGCTGCATCCAATGTATGATAATACTGAAAATGGGTTGAGAACTATTGAAGGTATATTAGAATCTTTATCCCAAAAAGGTTATAAATTTATTACTATTGATGCGTTGAAAAATATGTAG